Below is a genomic region from Methanococcus maripaludis.
TTGATGATTGCACTTAGCTTTTCAGGATGTGTTGATAACACTGCTGAATCCTCAGGCGAAGTTGCTAAAACTGTTGAAATTGTAGATATGGTTGGAAGAACTGTTGAAGTTCCTGCAGATATCCAAAGAATTGTATGTTCTGGACCAGGATGTCTTAGACTTGTAACTTATCTACAAGCACAAGACAAACTTGTAGGTATCGAATCCACAGAACAGAATAATATATCTGGAAGACCATATCAACTTGCAAATGTTGAATTCTTCCAATCACTACCTATGACCGGACTTGGTGGTGGAAAAGAAATCGGTGTTGGACCATACCCTGAACAGGTTATATGTGCAGCTCCGGAAGTTATTTTTATTACTTACATGGATGCAGATAGAGCTAACGACCTTCAGGAACAGTACGGAATTCCTGTTGTAATCTTAAATTATGGTGAAGTTAACTCATTCCATGATGAAGACTTCGTTGGTTGTTTAAACTTACTTGGAACACTCTTCCAAAAAGAAGAAAGAACTCAAGATGTAATCGATTTCTTTGCAGATGCTGAAAACGACCTTTTAACAAGAACTGAAAATATTGCAGATGAAGATAAACCTTCAGTATATATTGGAGGGCTCTGTGCAAAAGGTGCTCATGGAATTGACAGTACGTCAAGTAACTACGCTCCTTTCGCTGCATTAAATGCAAATAACGTTGCTAGCTCCCTGGGAATAGAAAAACAATTATTCATAAGTAAAGAACAGCTTTTAGAATGGAATCCTGATATCATATTCATTGATACTGGAAGTTACTCATTGATAAAAGAAGACTACGATAAAAGTTCAGAATACTACGAATCACTTGGTGCATTTGAAAATGGAAAAGTGTACACGCAGTTCCCATACAACTCCTACACTACAAACTACGGTACTGCATTGGCTGATGCTTACTATATCGGAAAAACAGTATACCCTGAACAGTTCTCCGATATAAATATCGAAGAAAAAGCTGATGAAATATACGAATTCTTAGTTGGCGAAGCTGTTTACGATAAAATGACTGAAAGCTACTGTGGATTTGAAAACTTGGACTTTTCGAGCCAATAAATTCTTTTTTCTTTTTTTACTGAATTTTACCTGCTATCAACAACACTATTCAAGATAGGTTTCATTTTAATAAAATAATATAGATTAGATCGAAACCATTATGTAACAACAATACCTCATTTTTAGAAAGTATTGATTCAGGTGGTATATTGAATAAAAAAATAGGTACGTTGATTATTGCTTTTTTGATGATTCTAACAGTTGCAATCTGCGGTTGTACTGACTCATCAAGTAGCGCTACAGAAACTAATGAAAACACAAATACAATTACAGTTGTTGACGCTGCTGGAAGAACCGTTGAGGTCCCTAAAAATCCAGAAAAAATAATTGCATTACGTGGTGCATCAAGAGAAGTTGTTTACCTTCGAGCACAGGATAAAATTATAGGTATCGAATTTAGGGAAGGTTCATTGAAAGGTGATGGAATTTATCCTTCAGCGTTTCAAATTCCACATATTGCTGCATATCCGGAATTAATAAATTTAACAGTTGTTACCGCAGGTAGCACAATTAACTTTGAAGAAATTACAAAAATTCAACCGGATATAATATTTATGGGAACTAGTGGTGCATTATATGCCGACGATACTCAGAAGAAAACAGGCATTCCGGTTGTTATCGTTCACGTTAATGCAGTTGGAACTGAAGCTGAACATGAAAAGTACTATGAAACTTTACGACTAATGGGTGAAATTTTAGGAAAAGAAGAAAGAGCTGAAGAATTAATCTCGATAATTGAAGAATATGAAACTGATCTTGCAAATAGGGTAGCAGATATTCCTGACGAAGAAAGACCTACTGTTTACATTGCAGGAAGGCCCTACTGTGGAGCTCACGGTCTTGATGGAACTGACGCACAATGGATCCCATTTAGACTCATAAATGCCAATAACATAGCTTCAGGATTATCGAATATTAGTGAAGGACTTACAATAAACAAAGAACAGCTCCTTGAATGGGATCCAGAATACATTTTCGCAAGTGAAGCTTCAATGCGTTTTATAAATAATGATTTAAGCGATTCTGCATATCAAGGATTGAGCGCAATTAAAAATGGAAATGTCTACGGAGTTTTACCATACTGCTGGTATTCGTACAATAAAGATTCGGGAATTGCGGATGCTTATTTTATTGGTAAAACCATATACCCTGAACAGTTTTCAGATATCGATCCGGAAGCGAAAGCTGATGAGATATACGAAAAATTCCTTGGAAAGCCAGTTTATTCAGCAATGGAAACCCAGTTTGGCGGATATATTGAATTAACAAATAATTAAATCCTCTTACTATTTTTTTAAAAAAATTTATTTTTAGTAATACTATATCGAAAATTTTATGTAACAATGATACCAAATTTTTTTTGGAATATATTAATTCAGGTGGTATATTGAATAAAAAAATAATATCTGTTATATTGGCACTTATGATGTCGCTTGTTGTCGCATTTTCCGGATGTATTGGAAGTAGCGAATCAAGCGCGTCTGAAGTTGCCGACACTATTGAAATTGTAGACCTGCTTGGAAGAACTGTTGAAGTTCCAGCCGACGTTCAAAAAATCGTCTGTTCTGGACCAGGCTGTTTAAGATTGATTTGTTACCTCGATGCGACTGAATATTTGGTCGGTATTGAAGGATTTGAAAATACAAATCTTATTGGAAGACCATACAGGCTTGCACATGATGAATTCTCAGAACTTGCAGTAATTGGAAACGGGGGCCCACAAGATATCAACGTTGGACCAGACCCTGAAAAAGTACTAAATGTAATGCCAGATGTTATATTCATAACATACATGGACGCAGATAAAGCTGACGAACTTCAAGAAAAAACAGGAATTCCGGTTGTAGTATTAAGTTACGGTGCACTTGGAAACTTCAAAAATGATGCAATATTTGACTCACTGACACTTTCCGGAGAAATCCTTGGAAAAGAAGAAAGAGCAGAAGAAGTAATTTCATTTATGACTGGAATTCAGGACGATCTAGATGAAAGAACTGCTGAAATTCCTGATGAAGAAAAACCAACGATTTACGTTGGAGCAATAGGTAATAAAGGTGTTCACGGAATCGACAGCACTGAAGGTGCATATCCCCCATTTGAAGCATTGAACACTGAAAACGTTGCAAAAGTTGCATCCACTGAACACTTATTCCTAAGCAAAGAACAAATACTTGAATGGGATCCAGAATTCATCTTTATCGATGAAGGGGGACTCTCACTCGTATATGAAGACTACGAAAAAAACCCGGAATACTACGAATCTCTTGATGCATTTAAAAATGGAAATGTTTACGGAATATTACCATTTAACTACTATACAACAAACCTTGATACTGCAATGGCAGATTCATATTATATTGGATCAATTCTTTATCCTGAAGCATTTTCGGATGTAAATCCAGAAGCAAAGGCTGATGAAATATACGAATTTTTAGTTGGCGAAGCTGTTTACTATAAAATGGCTGAAAATTTTGAGGGATTTAAAAAATTAGACTTATTAAATCAGTAAGTATGCTGCTTGAGTTTTGTAATACATTTAATAATATTTATTTTTGATATTTGGCACATTATCGTTAAATAATCGAAAATTATATGTATTAATAATACTTATCTTTAAAAAATATTACAAAACTCAGGTGGTATTTTGTATAAAAAAATAGGTACGTTAATTATTGCTTCCTTGATGATTTTAACAGTCGCAACCTGCGGTTGTACTGAATCTACAAGTAGCACTACAGTAACTAATGAAGAAATAACTACAATTACAGTTGTTGATGCTGCTGGAAGAACCGTTGAGGTTCCACAAAATCCAGAAAAAATAATTGCACTAAGTTGTGCATTAAGAGAAGTCGTTTACCTTCAATCACAAGATAAAGTTGTAGGTATCGAATTTAGGGAAGCTGCAAAAAAAACTGATGGAACTTTCCCGTCAGGTTTAGAGCTCCCATATCTTGCCGCATATCCGGAATTAATGAATTTGACTGTTGTTAACGCAGGAAACACAGTTAACGTTGAAGAAATTGCAAAACTTCAACCTGATGTGATATTTGTTGGAACTTCGGGTGCAGGTAGTGCAGAAGATATTCAAGCAAAAACAGGAATTCCTGTTGTCATTGTTTACGTTGCTACAGTTGGAACTGAAGCTCAAAACGAAAAGTACTATGAAACTTTAGAGTTAATGGGTAAAGTTTTAGGAAAAGAAGACAGAGCTGAAGAATTAATCTCAATAATCAAAGAATATGAAGCGGACCTTGCGAACAGAGTAGCAGACATTCCAGATGAAGAAAGACCTACCGTTTACGTTGCAGGAAGGCCTTACATGGGAGTTCACGGTCTTGATGGAACTGACCCACACTGGCCTTCATTTGAACTCTTGAATGCCAATAACGTAGCTTCAGAAGTATCAGATGTCAGTGAAGGAATTTCAATAAACAAAGAACAACTCATTGAATGGGATCCAGAATACATTTTCGCAAGTGAATCTTCAATGAGTCTAATAAATGACGATTTAAACGATCCTGCATACCAAGGATTGAGTGCAGTTCAGAATGGAAACATCTACGGAGTTTTACCATACTGCTGGTATTCATTTAATAAAGAAACAGGAATTGCAAACGCTTATTTCGTTGGTAAAACCATATATCCTGAACAGTTTGAGGATATAAATATAGAAGAAAAAGCTGATGAAATATACGAAAAATTCCTTGGAAAACCAGTTTATTCAGTACTAGAAACCCAGTTTCCAGGATATACCAAACTAACCAATAACTAATTTTCATACTATTTTTTTAAAAATTTATTTTTTGATAAGATTAATTAGTTATTTATATGTTAAAATAATACTTATTTGATAAGTTTATTACCAAAGCAGGGATAATGTGGAAAGTTCTGTTAATGATTACAAAAAATATACTTTGAAAAAACTGATATTTGGTTTTGTACTGATTATCGCCTTAATCATAATATCAATTTATGCACTATGTACTGGAGATTTTCATTTATCGATCAACCAAATTATAAATGCACTACTCGGTTCTGGAGATGCTGCTTCAAACCTCGTTATATGGAATATTAGGCTTCCAAGAATATTTGCTGCAATTCTCTGTGGAATCGGACTATCGGTTTCCGGTGCAGTAATGCAGTGTGTTTTAAGAAACCCGCTCGCATCCCCGTTTACCATGGGTATTTCTCACGGGGCAATGTTTGGAGCATGTGTTGCAATAATTACACTTGGAATAGGTGGTGCTGAAAGTACCGGGCATATCGCAATAAACAACCCTTATTCAATAACTGTATTTGCATTCTTTGGTTCATTGCTTGGTGTTTGTGCAGTATTACTACTTGCCAGATTAAAGGGATTAAGTCCTGAAGCAATGATTCTTGCAGGGGTTGCAATATCCTCATTATTTACTGCTGCAACCACACTTATACAGTACTTTGCAGATGATATGCAGTTAGCTGCAATGGTTTACTGGTCATTTGGTGACCTTGGAAGACCCCTCTGGCCAGAAGTAAAAATCATGGCGTTTGTAGCAGTTGTTTCGCTTATTTACTTCATACATAAAAGATGGGACTATAACGCTCTTGAAAGCGGTGAAGAAACTGCAAAATCCCTTGGTGTTAATACTGATAAAATAAGATTATCCGGAATGCTTGTTGCATCCCTAGTAACTTCAGTTTGTGTTGCATTCTTGGGAATTATTGGATTTGTTGGATTAATATGTCCGCACATCGTAAGAATAACTGTTGGGGGAGATTACAGATACTTAATTCCATTATGTAGTATCTTTGGTGCAGTACTGGTACTTTTAGCAGATACATTTGCACGTACAATAATGTCCCCAATAATTCTCCCAGTAGGGATCTTAACATCATTTTTGGGAGCTCCGATGTTCCTTTACTTATTAATGAAGATGTATAAATGATTAATCCTGGTGAAAACATGATAGTTTCAGTAGATGGAGTTGAGTTCAAATATAAAAGTACTGAAATCTTAAAAGACGTTAAATTTGAAGTAAAAAAAGGAGAAGTCGTTTCAATCCTTGGAATAAACGGGGCCGGAAAGTCAACCCTTATAAAATGCATAAATAAAATCTTACCTCCAAAAAAAGGAACCATAACTATTGAAAATTTAGATGTAAATAAAATGGACAGGCTTGACTTGGCAAAAAAGGTAGGTTACGTTCCGCAGAGATCCAATGGAAACTACATGACTGTATTTGATGCGTTACTCTTGGGAAGAAAACCACATATTAAGTGGGAAATCTCAAAAAAAGACATTGAAATTACAGAAAACGTGCTTAAACTTCTCGATCTCGATAAATATGCACTCAGAAACACGAATGAACTCAGCGGCGGAGAACTTCAAAAAGTAATTATTGGAAGGGCGCTAGTTCAAGAACCAAAATTAATACTTCTTGATGAACCAACAAACAATCTCGACCTGAAAAACCAGCTTGAAGTTATGAGAATACTAAAAGATGTATCAATTTCTCAAAATATTACTTCAATCATCGTGATGCACGATATAAACCTTGCACTGAGATATTCCGATAAATTTCTGATGTTAAAAGATGGGAAAATCTTTGCTGAAGGCGGAAAAGAAATAATCAATTCACAAAACCTTATGGAAGTATACGGTGTAAACACGCATATACATGACTTAAATGGTCAATTAACCGTAGTTCCTGGAGAAGGGTATTAATTAAATATATTTTCTCATTAAAATGCCATCTGAACATTCATCATCTTCAAAAAATTCTTTTATTCTACTTATCTCTTTAAAACCATTTTTTTCGTAAAGTTTGATCGCATCATTCCATTTTTCCGAAACCGTTAGGATCATGCTTGAAATTTTATACTTTTTTGTAATTCTTTTAATTAATTCAGTAAAAAGCAAATTTCCGTATCCTTTTTTCCGGTGTTCTTTTAAAACTCCGATTGATGATACGTATAGTTCCGATCCATTGCTATTGTGAACTTTTTTAATATCATGATCTAAATCAAACATTTTTTCGTCGATATTTTCAAGATATTCCCAGATTTCAGAAGAAATGTATCCTGAAACCTTGGAATTAACTTCTAAAACTAAAAAACCATCCGAAAACGTGAGTATCCGATTTAAAAAAGCATTTCTACTTTCAGAAATACCCTCATCAAATGAATCATATTCTATGTTCATTATCTCATTAATATCATTTTTTCTAGCGTTTCTGATGACTACTTTTTCCAAAAAAAACACCTTAAATCAGATTATTTCTTAAACAAAACGCAGTTTTTATATAGTACTGTAATCAATTATCTAGTATATATAGAAGAGATAAACCCCCAAATAAAATTGGTGAGATTTTTGGAAACCGTCCAAAGTACTATTAAATCATTTATCAAAAACAGCAACAAAATTGCAATACTTGGTATTGGAAACTATTTAAAAAGTGATGATGGATTTGGCGTTTATGTCGTTGAATCCTTACTTAAAAATTATTCTAAAACTTATGAAAGTTTATCATTGGAAAAGGAAGTAAATTCTGTAAATAACAAATTAATTCTGATGAATTGTGGCGTAGTTCCAGAAAATTTCACAGATGTAATTAAAAAGGAAAATCCGGACAAAATCATAATGATTGATGCTGCGTTAATGCATCAAGAACCCGGAAGTTTAAGAATTGTGGAAAGTGACGAAATTTCAGAAACAGGATTTTCAACTCACTCACTCCCGCTATCAATTATAATCAAATACATTAATACACATATTGATACAGAAATATTAATTGTAGGAATAGAACCAACCGATCTTGAATTTGGTGTGCCACTATCTGGACTAATAAAAGAAAAAGCAGATGAATTTTCAAAATTATTAATTGAAGAAATTAATTCTTTTTTATTATAAAACAGGTGAATTATGTTTTCAGTACAATTTAACACGACTGATGAATTACCAGAACCATCCCCTAACTTAATTAATCAGGTTATCGGACAGGATGACGCGGTCAAAATAGTATTGAGTGCTGTAAAAAATAAAAGACATGCATTACTACTTGGAGATCCGGGTGTTGGTAAATCTATGATGGTAAAAGCTTTTGGTCAGCTTTTAGAACATTCAAGCGATTTTAAACCATACTCTTTAATTGCGCGACCCAATATGAAAAATTCGGAAAAACCGATAATCGACTTGATTGAGGGCCATTTAATAGAAGAAACGATGCAGATAGAAAGTCCAAAATTAATGAGGCAACCTCCA
It encodes:
- a CDS encoding iron ABC transporter substrate-binding protein — its product is MYKKIGTLIIASLMILTVATCGCTESTSSTTVTNEEITTITVVDAAGRTVEVPQNPEKIIALSCALREVVYLQSQDKVVGIEFREAAKKTDGTFPSGLELPYLAAYPELMNLTVVNAGNTVNVEEIAKLQPDVIFVGTSGAGSAEDIQAKTGIPVVIVYVATVGTEAQNEKYYETLELMGKVLGKEDRAEELISIIKEYEADLANRVADIPDEERPTVYVAGRPYMGVHGLDGTDPHWPSFELLNANNVASEVSDVSEGISINKEQLIEWDPEYIFASESSMSLINDDLNDPAYQGLSAVQNGNIYGVLPYCWYSFNKETGIANAYFVGKTIYPEQFEDINIEEKADEIYEKFLGKPVYSVLETQFPGYTKLTNN
- a CDS encoding iron ABC transporter substrate-binding protein, producing the protein MNKKIGTLIIAFLMILTVAICGCTDSSSSATETNENTNTITVVDAAGRTVEVPKNPEKIIALRGASREVVYLRAQDKIIGIEFREGSLKGDGIYPSAFQIPHIAAYPELINLTVVTAGSTINFEEITKIQPDIIFMGTSGALYADDTQKKTGIPVVIVHVNAVGTEAEHEKYYETLRLMGEILGKEERAEELISIIEEYETDLANRVADIPDEERPTVYIAGRPYCGAHGLDGTDAQWIPFRLINANNIASGLSNISEGLTINKEQLLEWDPEYIFASEASMRFINNDLSDSAYQGLSAIKNGNVYGVLPYCWYSYNKDSGIADAYFIGKTIYPEQFSDIDPEAKADEIYEKFLGKPVYSAMETQFGGYIELTNN
- a CDS encoding N-acetyltransferase codes for the protein MEKVVIRNARKNDINEIMNIEYDSFDEGISESRNAFLNRILTFSDGFLVLEVNSKVSGYISSEIWEYLENIDEKMFDLDHDIKKVHNSNGSELYVSSIGVLKEHRKKGYGNLLFTELIKRITKKYKISSMILTVSEKWNDAIKLYEKNGFKEISRIKEFFEDDECSDGILMRKYI
- a CDS encoding iron ABC transporter permease; its protein translation is MESSVNDYKKYTLKKLIFGFVLIIALIIISIYALCTGDFHLSINQIINALLGSGDAASNLVIWNIRLPRIFAAILCGIGLSVSGAVMQCVLRNPLASPFTMGISHGAMFGACVAIITLGIGGAESTGHIAINNPYSITVFAFFGSLLGVCAVLLLARLKGLSPEAMILAGVAISSLFTAATTLIQYFADDMQLAAMVYWSFGDLGRPLWPEVKIMAFVAVVSLIYFIHKRWDYNALESGEETAKSLGVNTDKIRLSGMLVASLVTSVCVAFLGIIGFVGLICPHIVRITVGGDYRYLIPLCSIFGAVLVLLADTFARTIMSPIILPVGILTSFLGAPMFLYLLMKMYK
- a CDS encoding ABC transporter ATP-binding protein, whose translation is MIVSVDGVEFKYKSTEILKDVKFEVKKGEVVSILGINGAGKSTLIKCINKILPPKKGTITIENLDVNKMDRLDLAKKVGYVPQRSNGNYMTVFDALLLGRKPHIKWEISKKDIEITENVLKLLDLDKYALRNTNELSGGELQKVIIGRALVQEPKLILLDEPTNNLDLKNQLEVMRILKDVSISQNITSIIVMHDINLALRYSDKFLMLKDGKIFAEGGKEIINSQNLMEVYGVNTHIHDLNGQLTVVPGEGY
- a CDS encoding iron ABC transporter substrate-binding protein, coding for MNKKIISVILALMMSLVVAFSGCIGSSESSASEVADTIEIVDLLGRTVEVPADVQKIVCSGPGCLRLICYLDATEYLVGIEGFENTNLIGRPYRLAHDEFSELAVIGNGGPQDINVGPDPEKVLNVMPDVIFITYMDADKADELQEKTGIPVVVLSYGALGNFKNDAIFDSLTLSGEILGKEERAEEVISFMTGIQDDLDERTAEIPDEEKPTIYVGAIGNKGVHGIDSTEGAYPPFEALNTENVAKVASTEHLFLSKEQILEWDPEFIFIDEGGLSLVYEDYEKNPEYYESLDAFKNGNVYGILPFNYYTTNLDTAMADSYYIGSILYPEAFSDVNPEAKADEIYEFLVGEAVYYKMAENFEGFKKLDLLNQ
- the hycI gene encoding hydrogenase maturation peptidase HycI, giving the protein METVQSTIKSFIKNSNKIAILGIGNYLKSDDGFGVYVVESLLKNYSKTYESLSLEKEVNSVNNKLILMNCGVVPENFTDVIKKENPDKIIMIDAALMHQEPGSLRIVESDEISETGFSTHSLPLSIIIKYINTHIDTEILIVGIEPTDLEFGVPLSGLIKEKADEFSKLLIEEINSFLL
- a CDS encoding iron ABC transporter substrate-binding protein, encoding MKKLGVLSALISLMIALSFSGCVDNTAESSGEVAKTVEIVDMVGRTVEVPADIQRIVCSGPGCLRLVTYLQAQDKLVGIESTEQNNISGRPYQLANVEFFQSLPMTGLGGGKEIGVGPYPEQVICAAPEVIFITYMDADRANDLQEQYGIPVVILNYGEVNSFHDEDFVGCLNLLGTLFQKEERTQDVIDFFADAENDLLTRTENIADEDKPSVYIGGLCAKGAHGIDSTSSNYAPFAALNANNVASSLGIEKQLFISKEQLLEWNPDIIFIDTGSYSLIKEDYDKSSEYYESLGAFENGKVYTQFPYNSYTTNYGTALADAYYIGKTVYPEQFSDINIEEKADEIYEFLVGEAVYDKMTESYCGFENLDFSSQ